One window of Desulfovibrio aminophilus genomic DNA carries:
- a CDS encoding formate dehydrogenase accessory protein FdhE, producing the protein MHGAERMTEEGRRILNDARRFAGQAPALETLFSAFGPVLAAQAEIREQAPGWRGATPEPDLARFGQGVWLLADSGFQNPGPALGEAASKLLPVMEQAFPALAGELTALRRSLADGSMPADALFALAFEAKVRPPAGVSEDVLGFAAAQIAKPFVERQARDLAERIKGLSWLRGSCPVCGGAPNYSQLVRVRDESDFIQAHGGQRWMRCGTCSTQWRCKRVFCPACGTEEPEQLFHLHVADRPFERVDVCRSCKTYCLCLDTGELVDVPEPDMAALAMLPLEVLAREQGYAPLAGHAWNAVL; encoded by the coding sequence ATGCACGGCGCTGAGCGGATGACCGAGGAAGGACGGCGCATCCTGAACGATGCGCGGCGGTTCGCGGGCCAGGCCCCGGCCCTGGAGACCCTGTTTTCGGCCTTCGGTCCGGTGCTGGCCGCCCAGGCCGAGATACGGGAACAGGCTCCGGGATGGCGCGGCGCGACGCCGGAACCGGACCTCGCGCGGTTTGGTCAGGGTGTCTGGCTTCTGGCTGATTCGGGATTCCAGAATCCCGGCCCCGCGCTGGGCGAGGCCGCCTCGAAGCTCCTGCCGGTCATGGAGCAAGCTTTTCCCGCCCTGGCGGGAGAATTGACGGCATTGCGCCGGAGTCTGGCCGACGGCTCAATGCCGGCGGACGCGTTGTTCGCCCTGGCATTCGAGGCCAAGGTCCGGCCCCCGGCGGGCGTTTCGGAGGATGTGTTGGGCTTCGCCGCCGCCCAGATCGCCAAACCGTTCGTGGAGCGTCAGGCCAGGGACCTTGCCGAGCGGATCAAGGGGCTGTCCTGGCTGCGCGGCTCATGCCCGGTCTGCGGCGGCGCGCCGAACTACTCCCAGCTCGTGCGCGTGCGCGATGAGTCGGATTTCATCCAGGCCCACGGCGGCCAGCGTTGGATGCGCTGCGGCACCTGCTCCACCCAGTGGCGCTGCAAGCGGGTCTTCTGTCCGGCCTGCGGCACCGAGGAGCCGGAGCAGCTCTTCCACCTGCACGTGGCCGACCGGCCCTTCGAGCGGGTGGACGTCTGCCGGAGCTGCAAGACCTATTGCCTGTGCCTGGACACGGGGGAGCTGGTGGACGTCCCGGAGCCGGACATGGCCGCCCTGGCCATGCTGCCACTGGAGGTGCTGGCCCGCGAGCAGGGCTATGCGCCCCTGGCGGGGCATGCCTGGAATGCGGTGCTCTGA
- a CDS encoding 4Fe-4S dicluster domain-containing protein: MPKAFLVDTTRCTACRGCQVACKEWKGMPAVPTKQTGTHQNPPDLTPYNLKLVRFSEHMDKSGKVFWNFFPDQCRHCLEAPCKQASGVEGAILQDAATGAVIYTEKTAQEDFDVIRGACPYDIPRQNPQTKQIVKCDMCIDRVKANLLPMCVKTCAMGAMSFGERDEILKKAEARLAVIKKESPKAQLLNPKDVAVIYLVAEDPAMYHKFAVAQAPRLLTRGQLLAGVFAPLKRMVGNIQG; this comes from the coding sequence ATGCCCAAGGCGTTTCTCGTCGACACCACGCGCTGCACGGCCTGCCGGGGTTGCCAGGTGGCCTGCAAGGAGTGGAAGGGGATGCCGGCCGTGCCCACCAAGCAGACGGGCACACACCAGAATCCCCCGGACCTGACTCCCTACAACTTGAAACTCGTGCGCTTCAGTGAGCACATGGACAAGAGCGGCAAGGTCTTCTGGAACTTCTTCCCGGACCAGTGCCGCCATTGCCTGGAGGCCCCCTGCAAGCAGGCCTCCGGCGTGGAGGGCGCCATTCTCCAGGATGCGGCCACCGGGGCCGTGATCTACACGGAGAAGACCGCCCAGGAGGACTTCGACGTCATCCGCGGGGCCTGTCCCTACGACATCCCGCGGCAGAATCCGCAAACCAAGCAGATCGTCAAGTGCGACATGTGCATCGACCGGGTGAAGGCCAATCTGCTGCCCATGTGCGTGAAGACCTGCGCCATGGGGGCCATGAGCTTCGGTGAGCGGGATGAGATCCTGAAGAAGGCCGAGGCTCGGCTGGCGGTGATCAAGAAGGAGTCGCCCAAGGCCCAGCTGTTGAACCCGAAGGATGTGGCGGTGATTTACCTGGTGGCCGAGGACCCGGCGATGTACCATAAGTTCGCCGTGGCCCAGGCCCCGCGGCTCCTGACCAGGGGGCAGCTCCTGGCGGGTGTGTTCGCGCCGCTCAAGCGCATGGTGGGAAACATTCAAGGTTGA
- the fdnG gene encoding formate dehydrogenase-N subunit alpha: protein MAITRRTFMKAAGAGLAGLTLGRFGLDLGPVRAYAAGLKIEGAKEVISICPFCSCCCNTIFSVKDGKIISVEGDPDYPVSEGGLCAKGAALLSMHVNDHRLTKPLYRAPGGDKWEEKDWAWTLDRIARHVKTTRDRDFIATDSQGRRVNRLESMFQLGTSQMDNEECALSHQMLRGLGVVHMDHQARIUHSATVAALGESFGRGAMTNHYTDIGNADAVLIMGSNAAEHHPISFKWVLRAKDKGAPVIHVDPKFSRTSARSTFHVPLRSGTDIAFMGGMVKYILDNNLYFKEYVAEYTNSAFIVGEKYSFKDGLFAGYDPAKRKYDKSQWAFEKDENGVPKRDPSFKHPRCVFQLLKAHYSRYDLNKVSDITGVSKDDLLKVYKAFAATGKPDKAGTVMYALGWTQHTVGVQNIRLSAIIQLLLGNIGVAGGGINALRGEPNVQGSTDHCILYHILPGYLPMPHAGWPTLEEYQKANTPVSKDPLSANWWQNRPKYVVSLLKAWFGDNGTEQNGFGYDWLPKTEPGEDYSYIFLFDRMYKGAIKGGFIFGTNPAQSAPNTHKVRRAMENLDWLVVGELHHTETSDFWHQPGTDPAKVKTEVFLLPSAQRGEKDGTVSNSGRWHMWHYKAAEPIGQCKPMGGMVVEIMNAVRKLYQAEGGTFTEPVLKMDWPATYDPETVAKRINGFFTKDVKIGDKEYKKGQLVPGFPNLQADGSTSSLNWLYCGGYTEAEGNLAKRRDLSQTPMQAAINLYPKFSWAWPVNRRILYNRASVDKDGKPYNPAKAVIAWEDGKWVGDVPDGGWPPMSSGKGKYPFIMHTEGHAQLYGPGREDGPLPEHYEPAETPVKAHGFSKQLNSPCYKSVSSDKDVLAAPADPRFPIVLTTYSMTEHWCGGGETRNTPPLLEAEPQQYVEMSPQLAKEKGIKNGDVVIVESARGQVQAVAMVTVRMRPLRVQGKTVHEIGMPFCFGWTTPKCGDAVNRLTAAVGDPNTTIPEYKASLVNIRKADKVTEL, encoded by the coding sequence ATGGCCATTACACGGCGAACGTTCATGAAGGCCGCGGGGGCGGGCCTGGCGGGCCTGACCCTGGGCCGCTTCGGGCTCGATCTCGGGCCGGTCCGCGCCTACGCGGCCGGGCTGAAGATCGAGGGGGCGAAGGAGGTCATCTCCATCTGTCCGTTCTGCTCCTGTTGCTGCAACACCATCTTCAGCGTCAAGGACGGCAAGATCATCAGCGTGGAAGGCGACCCGGACTACCCGGTGAGCGAGGGCGGCCTGTGCGCCAAGGGCGCGGCCCTGCTGTCCATGCACGTCAACGACCACCGGCTGACAAAGCCCCTGTACCGCGCTCCCGGCGGAGACAAATGGGAGGAGAAGGACTGGGCCTGGACGCTGGACCGCATCGCCCGCCATGTCAAGACGACCCGTGACCGCGACTTCATCGCCACGGACTCCCAGGGACGCCGGGTGAACCGCCTTGAATCCATGTTCCAGCTGGGAACCTCCCAGATGGACAACGAGGAGTGCGCACTCTCGCACCAGATGCTTCGCGGCCTGGGCGTGGTCCACATGGACCATCAGGCCCGTATCTGACACAGCGCCACTGTAGCGGCTCTGGGAGAGTCGTTCGGACGCGGTGCGATGACGAATCACTACACCGACATCGGCAATGCCGACGCGGTGCTGATCATGGGCTCCAACGCTGCGGAGCATCACCCCATTTCCTTCAAGTGGGTGCTGCGCGCCAAGGACAAGGGCGCGCCGGTCATCCATGTGGATCCCAAGTTCTCCAGGACTTCGGCCCGGAGCACGTTCCATGTGCCGTTGCGCTCGGGAACGGACATCGCCTTCATGGGCGGCATGGTCAAATACATCCTGGACAACAACTTGTATTTCAAGGAGTACGTGGCCGAATACACCAACTCGGCCTTCATCGTCGGCGAGAAATACTCGTTCAAGGATGGCCTGTTCGCGGGCTACGACCCGGCCAAGCGGAAGTACGACAAGAGCCAGTGGGCCTTCGAGAAGGACGAGAACGGCGTACCCAAGCGGGACCCGTCGTTCAAGCATCCTCGTTGCGTGTTCCAGTTGCTCAAGGCGCACTACTCCCGCTATGACCTGAACAAGGTTTCCGACATCACGGGCGTCTCCAAGGACGATCTGCTCAAGGTCTACAAGGCCTTCGCGGCCACCGGCAAGCCGGACAAGGCCGGGACCGTCATGTACGCCCTGGGCTGGACCCAGCACACCGTGGGCGTGCAGAACATCCGCCTGTCGGCGATCATCCAGCTCCTGCTCGGCAACATCGGCGTGGCGGGCGGCGGCATCAACGCCCTGCGCGGCGAACCCAACGTGCAGGGCTCCACGGACCACTGCATCCTCTACCACATCCTGCCCGGCTATCTGCCCATGCCGCACGCCGGATGGCCCACGCTGGAGGAGTACCAGAAGGCCAACACCCCGGTGTCCAAGGACCCGCTGAGCGCCAACTGGTGGCAGAACCGGCCCAAGTACGTGGTCAGCCTGCTCAAGGCCTGGTTCGGCGACAACGGCACGGAGCAGAACGGCTTCGGCTATGACTGGCTGCCCAAGACCGAGCCCGGAGAGGACTACTCGTACATCTTCCTCTTCGACCGCATGTACAAGGGCGCCATCAAGGGCGGCTTCATCTTCGGCACCAACCCGGCCCAGAGCGCCCCGAACACCCACAAGGTGCGCAGGGCCATGGAGAACCTCGATTGGCTGGTGGTGGGCGAACTGCACCACACCGAGACGAGCGACTTCTGGCATCAGCCGGGGACCGATCCCGCGAAGGTGAAGACGGAGGTCTTCCTCCTGCCTTCGGCGCAGCGCGGCGAAAAGGACGGCACCGTCTCCAACTCCGGCCGCTGGCACATGTGGCACTACAAGGCCGCGGAACCCATCGGCCAGTGCAAGCCCATGGGCGGCATGGTGGTGGAGATCATGAACGCGGTGCGCAAGCTCTACCAGGCCGAGGGCGGAACCTTCACCGAGCCCGTGCTCAAGATGGACTGGCCCGCGACCTACGATCCCGAGACCGTGGCCAAGAGGATCAACGGCTTCTTCACCAAGGACGTGAAGATCGGCGACAAGGAGTACAAGAAGGGCCAGCTCGTGCCGGGCTTCCCCAATCTCCAGGCCGACGGCTCCACCAGCAGCCTGAACTGGCTCTACTGCGGCGGCTACACCGAGGCCGAGGGCAACCTCGCCAAGCGTCGGGATCTCTCCCAGACGCCCATGCAGGCGGCCATCAACCTCTACCCCAAGTTCTCCTGGGCCTGGCCGGTCAACCGGCGCATCCTGTACAACCGGGCCTCGGTGGACAAGGACGGCAAGCCCTACAACCCCGCCAAGGCGGTCATCGCCTGGGAGGACGGCAAGTGGGTGGGCGACGTGCCCGACGGCGGCTGGCCGCCGATGTCCTCGGGCAAGGGCAAGTACCCCTTCATCATGCACACCGAGGGGCATGCCCAGCTCTACGGTCCCGGCCGCGAGGACGGACCGCTCCCCGAACACTACGAGCCCGCCGAGACGCCGGTGAAGGCCCACGGCTTCTCCAAGCAGCTCAACAGCCCCTGCTACAAGTCGGTGAGCAGCGACAAGGACGTGCTGGCGGCTCCGGCCGATCCGCGCTTCCCCATCGTGCTCACCACCTACTCCATGACCGAGCACTGGTGCGGCGGCGGCGAGACCCGCAACACTCCGCCCCTGCTGGAGGCCGAGCCCCAGCAGTACGTGGAGATGAGCCCGCAGCTGGCCAAGGAGAAGGGCATCAAGAACGGCGACGTGGTCATTGTCGAGAGCGCCCGGGGTCAGGTGCAGGCCGTGGCCATGGTCACGGTCCGCATGCGCCCCTTGCGCGTTCAGGGCAAAACCGTGCATGAGATAGGCATGCCCTTCTGTTTCGGTTGGACCACACCCAAATGCGGTGATGCGGTGAACCGGCTGACGGCGGCGGTGGGCGACCCCAACACCACCATCCCGGAATACAAGGCCAGCCTGGTGAACATCCGCAAGGCCGACAAGGTGACCGAACTGTAG
- a CDS encoding 4Fe-4S dicluster domain-containing protein, whose translation MPKAFFIDTTKCTACRGCQVACKEWKGLPAVPTKQTGTHQNPPDLNPNNFKLVRFSEHMDKNGVVSWYFFPDQCRHCLEAPCKQASGVEGAIIQNPATGAVIFTEKTAQEDFEVIHGACPYDIPRLDPATRRIVKCDMCIDRVQANLLPMCVKSCAMGAMNFGERATMLKMAGDRLAAVKKKFPKAQLCNPDDVSVIYLVADEPKKYHEFAVAEAPGLLTRQQMLAGLASPLRRVARALRG comes from the coding sequence ATGCCCAAGGCGTTCTTCATCGATACGACGAAATGCACGGCCTGCCGAGGTTGCCAGGTGGCCTGCAAGGAGTGGAAGGGGCTGCCCGCCGTGCCCACGAAGCAGACGGGCACGCATCAGAATCCGCCGGACCTCAATCCGAACAACTTCAAGCTCGTGCGCTTCAGCGAGCATATGGACAAGAACGGAGTGGTTTCCTGGTACTTCTTCCCGGACCAGTGCCGCCATTGCCTGGAGGCTCCCTGCAAGCAGGCCTCCGGCGTGGAGGGGGCCATCATTCAGAATCCCGCCACCGGAGCGGTGATCTTCACGGAGAAGACGGCCCAGGAAGACTTCGAGGTGATCCACGGGGCCTGTCCCTACGACATCCCGAGGCTGGATCCGGCCACCAGGCGCATCGTCAAGTGCGACATGTGCATCGACCGCGTCCAGGCCAACCTGCTGCCCATGTGCGTGAAGTCCTGCGCCATGGGGGCCATGAACTTCGGCGAGCGCGCGACCATGCTCAAGATGGCCGGAGACCGCCTGGCCGCGGTCAAGAAGAAGTTCCCCAAGGCCCAACTCTGCAACCCGGACGACGTCTCGGTCATCTACCTGGTGGCGGACGAGCCCAAGAAGTACCATGAATTCGCCGTGGCCGAAGCGCCAGGGCTCCTGACCCGCCAGCAGATGCTGGCCGGGCTGGCGTCGCCGTTGCGGCGCGTGGCCCGGGCCTTGCGCGGTTGA
- the fdnG gene encoding formate dehydrogenase-N subunit alpha, whose protein sequence is MGITRRTFMKATGAGLAGLALGRLGFNLAPVQAYAAGLKIEGAKEVISICPFCSCGCNTLVHVKDGKIVNIEGDPDFPVSGGGLCAKGASLKSLHVSPERLTKPLYRAPGGDKWEEKDWDWMMERIAKRIKDQRDKDFKLKNDAGQVVNRVESVFHLGSSQVTNEEAAVLHQMVRAFGIVHFDHQARICHSPSVPALAECFGRGAMTNHYNDIQNADAVLIMGSNCAEHHPMTFKWVLKAQARGAVVMHVDPKFSRTSARSDFHVPIRAGTDIAFLGGMIKYILEKKKYFKQYVEEYTNASFIVGERYSFKDGMFSGFDPDKKKYDKKAWAFEKDAEGKVKRDPAFKHPRCVMNLMKAHYGRYDLDRVSSVTGVSKKDLLRVYEAYTATGGPDKAGTVIYALGWTQHSVGVQNIRLSGLVQQLLGNIGVAGGGINALRGEPNVQGTTDHALLYGYLPGYHSTPTAVYPTLAEYLKAYTPVSKDPMSVNWWGNRPKYVVSLLKSWYGDNATPENEFCYSYVPKMDPGVDYSHLYIFDRMYKGGIKGGLCFAHNPCQSVPNTNKVRKAWDNLDWVVLGEVFHNETTDNWRRPGVDPKTVKTEVFLLPSAYRAEKEGTISNSGRWHMWHYKAVEPLGQSRDMGAIFVEIMNRVRALYKKEGGAFPEPILKADCPEKFDAEAVAKRINGFFTKDVKIGDKEYKKGQLVPGFPNLQADGSTSSLNWLYCGGYTEAEGNLSKRRDLAQTPMQAKIGLYPGFAWAWPMNRRVLYNRASVDTNGKPFNPDKAVIVWQDGKWVGDVPDGGYPPMAMEGGKYPFIMTTEGHSQLFGPGREDGPFPEHYEPAETPLAVNPFSKQMHNPCMKVIQSDVDVLAKNGDPRFPIVLTTYSLTEHWCSGSETRNAPPLLEAEPQQYVEMSPQLAKEKGVKNGDVVIVESLRGRTEAVAMVTVRMKPFTVAGRTVHQVGMPYCFGWSKPKCGDSTNRVTVSIGDPNTTIPEYKACLVNLRKADKATEL, encoded by the coding sequence ATGGGAATCACACGGCGAACGTTCATGAAGGCGACCGGGGCCGGGCTGGCCGGGCTGGCCCTGGGCAGGTTGGGCTTCAATCTCGCGCCGGTCCAGGCCTATGCGGCCGGGCTGAAGATCGAGGGCGCCAAGGAGGTCATCTCCATCTGCCCGTTCTGTTCCTGCGGCTGCAACACGCTGGTGCACGTCAAGGACGGCAAGATCGTCAACATCGAGGGCGACCCCGATTTCCCGGTGAGCGGGGGCGGACTGTGCGCCAAGGGCGCGTCCCTCAAGTCGCTGCACGTGAGCCCCGAGCGGTTGACCAAGCCGCTGTACCGCGCTCCCGGCGGCGACAAGTGGGAGGAGAAGGACTGGGATTGGATGATGGAGCGCATCGCCAAGCGCATCAAGGACCAGCGCGACAAGGACTTCAAGCTGAAAAACGACGCCGGGCAGGTGGTCAACCGGGTGGAGAGCGTGTTCCACCTCGGTTCCTCGCAGGTCACCAACGAGGAGGCCGCCGTGCTGCACCAGATGGTGCGCGCCTTCGGCATCGTGCATTTCGACCACCAGGCCCGCATCTGCCACAGTCCCTCGGTGCCCGCCCTGGCCGAGTGCTTCGGTCGCGGCGCCATGACCAACCACTACAACGACATCCAGAACGCCGACGCGGTCCTGATCATGGGCAGCAACTGCGCCGAGCACCATCCCATGACCTTCAAGTGGGTGCTCAAGGCCCAGGCCAGGGGCGCGGTGGTCATGCACGTGGACCCGAAGTTCTCGCGCACCTCGGCCCGCAGCGACTTCCATGTGCCGATCCGCGCGGGCACGGACATCGCCTTCCTGGGCGGCATGATCAAGTACATCCTGGAGAAGAAGAAGTATTTCAAGCAGTACGTCGAGGAATACACCAACGCATCCTTCATCGTGGGCGAACGCTATTCCTTCAAGGACGGCATGTTCTCGGGCTTTGATCCCGACAAGAAGAAGTACGACAAGAAGGCCTGGGCCTTTGAGAAGGACGCCGAGGGCAAGGTCAAGCGCGATCCCGCCTTCAAGCACCCGCGATGCGTCATGAACCTCATGAAGGCCCACTACGGCCGCTATGACCTGGACCGCGTGTCCTCGGTGACGGGCGTAAGCAAGAAGGACCTTCTGCGGGTCTACGAGGCCTACACGGCCACCGGCGGGCCGGACAAGGCCGGAACCGTGATCTACGCCCTGGGCTGGACCCAGCACAGCGTGGGCGTCCAGAACATCAGGCTCTCGGGCCTGGTGCAGCAGCTGCTCGGCAACATCGGCGTGGCGGGCGGCGGCATCAACGCCCTGCGGGGCGAGCCCAACGTGCAGGGCACCACGGACCACGCCCTGCTCTACGGCTACCTGCCCGGCTACCATTCCACGCCCACGGCCGTCTATCCGACCCTGGCCGAGTATCTCAAGGCCTACACGCCCGTGAGCAAGGATCCCATGAGCGTGAACTGGTGGGGCAACCGGCCCAAGTACGTGGTCAGCCTGCTCAAGTCCTGGTATGGCGACAACGCCACGCCGGAGAATGAGTTCTGCTATTCCTATGTGCCCAAGATGGACCCGGGCGTGGACTACTCCCACCTCTACATCTTCGACCGCATGTACAAGGGCGGGATCAAGGGCGGCCTGTGCTTCGCCCACAATCCCTGCCAGAGCGTCCCGAACACCAACAAGGTCCGCAAGGCCTGGGACAACCTGGACTGGGTTGTCCTGGGCGAGGTCTTCCACAACGAGACCACGGACAACTGGCGGCGGCCCGGGGTGGACCCCAAGACCGTCAAGACCGAGGTCTTCCTCCTGCCCTCGGCCTATCGCGCCGAGAAGGAGGGCACCATCTCCAACTCCGGCCGCTGGCACATGTGGCACTACAAGGCCGTGGAGCCCCTGGGCCAGAGCCGCGACATGGGCGCCATCTTCGTGGAGATCATGAACCGGGTTCGCGCCCTGTACAAGAAGGAAGGCGGCGCCTTCCCCGAACCCATCCTGAAGGCCGACTGCCCCGAGAAGTTCGATGCCGAGGCCGTGGCCAAGAGGATCAACGGCTTCTTCACCAAGGACGTGAAGATCGGCGACAAGGAGTACAAGAAGGGCCAGCTCGTGCCGGGCTTTCCCAATCTCCAGGCCGACGGCTCCACCAGCAGCCTGAACTGGCTCTACTGCGGCGGTTATACCGAGGCCGAGGGCAACCTCTCCAAGCGTCGGGATCTGGCCCAGACGCCCATGCAGGCCAAGATCGGTCTGTATCCGGGCTTCGCCTGGGCCTGGCCCATGAACCGCCGTGTGCTCTACAACCGCGCCTCGGTGGACACGAACGGCAAGCCCTTCAACCCGGACAAGGCCGTCATCGTCTGGCAGGACGGCAAGTGGGTGGGCGACGTGCCGGACGGCGGCTATCCGCCCATGGCGATGGAGGGCGGCAAGTATCCCTTCATCATGACCACCGAGGGGCATTCCCAGCTGTTCGGCCCGGGCCGGGAGGACGGCCCCTTCCCGGAGCATTACGAGCCCGCCGAGACGCCGCTCGCCGTGAACCCGTTCTCCAAGCAGATGCACAACCCCTGCATGAAGGTCATCCAGAGCGATGTGGACGTGCTGGCCAAGAACGGCGACCCGCGTTTCCCCATCGTGCTCACCACGTACAGCCTCACCGAGCATTGGTGTTCCGGTTCGGAAACGCGCAACGCCCCGCCGCTGCTGGAGGCCGAGCCCCAGCAGTACGTGGAGATGAGCCCGCAGCTGGCCAAGGAGAAAGGCGTCAAGAACGGCGACGTGGTCATCGTGGAGAGCCTGCGCGGCCGGACCGAGGCCGTGGCCATGGTCACGGTGCGCATGAAGCCGTTCACGGTCGCGGGCCGGACCGTGCACCAAGTGGGCATGCCGTACTGCTTCGGCTGGAGCAAGCCGAAGTGCGGCGACTCCACCAACAGGGTTACGGTCTCCATCGGCGACCCCAACACCACGATCCCGGAATACAAGGCCTGCCTTGTGAATCTGCGCAAGGCCGACAAGGCGACCGAGCTGTAG
- a CDS encoding winged helix-turn-helix domain-containing protein, whose amino-acid sequence MEKVVCRSPEGLGGNEKARRNERAVRTEAERSGSRPTVRLHLWLERNGDMCFGAGRAQLLFEVERLGSLKKAAESLGMSYRAAWGKIQQSERILGFKLVESRGSRRQGIVLTSQGRAMAEQFRRWFERVESAALAAAAEVFPFQPRSFQEDGNGAPRD is encoded by the coding sequence ATGGAAAAGGTCGTGTGCCGGAGCCCGGAAGGCCTCGGCGGAAACGAGAAGGCCAGGCGGAACGAGCGGGCCGTCCGGACCGAGGCGGAGCGTTCCGGCTCCCGGCCCACGGTACGGCTGCACCTTTGGCTCGAGCGGAACGGCGACATGTGCTTCGGAGCGGGGCGGGCCCAACTCCTTTTCGAGGTCGAGCGGCTCGGTTCCCTGAAGAAGGCCGCCGAGAGCCTGGGCATGTCCTACCGGGCCGCCTGGGGCAAGATCCAGCAGAGCGAGCGCATTCTGGGATTCAAGCTCGTGGAGTCCCGGGGCAGCCGCCGCCAGGGCATCGTGCTCACCTCGCAAGGCCGGGCCATGGCCGAGCAGTTCCGGCGCTGGTTCGAGCGCGTGGAATCCGCCGCCCTGGCCGCCGCGGCCGAGGTTTTTCCGTTTCAGCCGCGGTCTTTTCAGGAAGACGGAAACGGCGCTCCCCGAGACTGA
- a CDS encoding PilZ domain-containing protein, whose translation MKRQPDPAQIRVLLVAERGEARDAYERELARIGVTFDVLGGPADQSAEQEGRSYHGILLDLPTWIRCPAREREHLQAVLEHFPVLRLLHNQEQGGIRGVSLGATVRRARDMDGFLLKECAVFRPRPLRMSERQELNCNVLILRSPDQSPEQGERGVTSNVSATGCFVIAFGGFEVDQEVWLVFREGDLPGLDGPARCAVRWLRPWGAARRLPGIGVTFEDGMPDPFGARA comes from the coding sequence ATGAAGCGCCAGCCCGACCCCGCCCAGATACGCGTGCTGCTCGTCGCCGAGCGCGGCGAGGCCCGCGACGCCTACGAGCGGGAGCTGGCGCGCATCGGCGTGACCTTCGATGTCCTGGGCGGACCCGCCGACCAGTCGGCGGAGCAGGAGGGCCGGAGTTACCACGGCATCCTGCTGGACCTGCCCACCTGGATCCGTTGCCCGGCCCGGGAACGGGAGCACCTGCAGGCCGTGCTGGAACATTTTCCGGTGCTGCGGCTGCTGCACAACCAGGAGCAGGGCGGCATCCGGGGCGTGTCCCTGGGCGCCACGGTGCGCCGCGCGCGGGACATGGACGGCTTCCTGCTCAAGGAATGCGCCGTGTTCCGACCTCGTCCGCTACGCATGAGCGAGCGCCAGGAATTGAACTGCAACGTCCTCATCCTGCGTTCCCCGGACCAGTCCCCGGAGCAGGGGGAACGGGGCGTCACCTCCAATGTCTCGGCCACGGGCTGCTTCGTGATCGCCTTCGGCGGCTTTGAGGTGGATCAGGAGGTGTGGCTGGTCTTCCGCGAGGGCGACCTGCCCGGCCTGGACGGACCGGCGCGCTGCGCGGTGCGCTGGCTCCGGCCCTGGGGAGCCGCGCGGCGGCTGCCCGGGATCGGCGTGACCTTCGAGGACGGGATGCCCGATCCCTTTGGGGCGAGAGCCTGA
- a CDS encoding FeoB-associated Cys-rich membrane protein, protein MLENIVVIVVVAAALIYVVSRFVRKTKPGSGCGCCSSRGSCPSADRRGPGNDC, encoded by the coding sequence ATGCTGGAAAACATCGTCGTCATCGTCGTCGTGGCCGCGGCCCTGATTTACGTTGTCAGCCGCTTTGTCCGCAAGACCAAGCCGGGCTCGGGCTGCGGCTGCTGCTCCAGCCGGGGCTCCTGCCCCTCCGCCGACCGCCGCGGCCCTGGAAACGACTGCTGA
- a CDS encoding FeoA family protein translates to MSTHFCLRQAQVNQRLRIRTITAKGELGRRIRDMGLIPNTEIRVIGKAPLHDPVALRLLDFTLTLRNSEADHITVEPLCEEETVHE, encoded by the coding sequence ATGAGCACGCACTTCTGCTTGAGACAGGCCCAGGTGAACCAGCGGCTGCGCATCCGCACCATCACGGCCAAGGGTGAACTGGGACGGCGCATCCGCGACATGGGGCTCATCCCCAACACCGAAATCCGGGTCATCGGCAAGGCTCCCCTGCACGACCCGGTGGCCCTGCGCCTGCTGGATTTCACCCTGACCCTGCGCAACAGCGAGGCCGACCACATCACCGTCGAGCCCCTGTGCGAGGAGGAGACCGTTCATGAATAA